In Canis lupus familiaris isolate Mischka breed German Shepherd unplaced genomic scaffold, alternate assembly UU_Cfam_GSD_1.0 chrUn_S1831H2028, whole genome shotgun sequence, the sequence CCAATCACACAGATTAGCTGGatatctcaatatttttgtaatataacaCTTTAAAAATCCCATACATAATGCATCAATTATGTTAATagccaaaagaaacaataagaaatatatatataaaggatttatgtatattatatatttatatttaaggtatgtgtgtgtgtgtgtgtatatatatatgtatacttatttatacacaatatgtatacacacacacacacacacacacacctttagaCCTTTGGTTCACTTGTGtggaactttttaaagataaactaatgggggatccctgggtggctcagtggtttagtgcctgcctttggcccagggcatgatcctggagtcccaggatcgagtcccacatcaggctccctgcatagagcctggttctctctctacctgtgtctctgcctctctctctctgtgtctctcaagaataaataaataaaatcttaaaaagaaatgaaaaataaaaaaaataaagacaaactaaTGATATAATGTAAGGAATTTCTAACacaaaaaaaatagttccatTGCTCTGAATGTGTTGAAAAGACAGTAAGATATCTTTTTTGAAACGTTCTATAGAGGTAATTacaagtcataaaatattttatttatggatgaTCATTTTTTGAACACTTGTGATTgtataaatatctttcttattaACATACCAGAGTGTAGACAGAGTTTTGAGCAGTGTTTCCTAATCAGCAACATCAGAAGTGAGCtctcaataaaagaaagaaccaggCTGGCAATATAAGTAAGGGAAGCTACTAGTTTAAGGGCAGAAGTACCGAAAAAAGTAAGGAACTCTGGTGTGATATATTAGAGTGTGTTGTGTAAATCAGGATACACAGTATCATATTTGATATCTGTACAGATTAAGTAATCAACCGAAGTCCTCAATTCATCTTCTGCTTTCTGAGGTAATATTGATATGCCATAGCTTTCTCATGGCATTTTTCACTTCTGCATTCCTCAGTGTGTAGATAAGTGGGTTGAGAAAAGGTGTCCCAATAGTATAAAATACAGTTACCATCTTGTCCATGGGGTAAGTGGTTGGGGGGCGTGTATAAATGAATATACAGGGACCAAAGAATATGATTACCACAATGATGTGAGTAGTGCAAGTAGAGAgagcttttttcctcccttccgcACTGTGGTTTCGCAGTGAATGCAAGATGACAATGTAGGAGATCATCAGAATCACAAAACTGCTTGAGGAAATGCCCCCGCTATTAGACACCAACAGTAGGTTGATCACAAAAGTGTCCATGCAAGCAAGTTTCAGCAAGGGCTGCAAATCACAGCAGTAATGATCAATCAAATTGGGTCCACAGAAGGGCAATCTCAAAGCCAGGATAATCTGGGCTGTAGAATGGATAAAAGATCCAATCCATGCCAGAACAATTAGGATGGTGCAGACCCGCCGGCTCATGATGGTTGGGTAATGTAAgggcttacagatggccacatacCGGTCAAAGGCCATAAGGATGAGGACTAAAACCTCCATGCAGCCAAAGAAATGCAGTGCAAAGACTTGAGTCATGCATTCATTGTAAGTTATGATATTTTTTGCAGAGAGTGAATCCACAATTAGTCTGGGGGCTGTGGAAGTTGAAAAGCAGGAATCAGCAAgggacaaataaaataagaaatagtacaTGGGGCTCCCAAGTGTCCGGCTGGACTTGATGGTTACAATAATAAGCAAATTCCCAACCACAGttcccaaataaaaaatgaaaaatattacaaataccattttctttttcataggatCTTGAGTCAATCCTAACAGTATGAACTCAGTAGTACTGTTATTTTGCTGCATTATTTCAGGCAAAGTGGGGAAAATGCAAGTTAGAAATAATTAATCTGCAAGGAATCATTCTGTGAAATGAATACTCTGTATTTGGAGGTTTAATCCATATGTTT encodes:
- the LOC119878695 gene encoding olfactory receptor 4C11-like; amino-acid sequence: MQQNNSTTEFILLGLTQDPMKKKMVFVIFFIFYLGTVVGNLLIIVTIKSSRTLGSPMYYFLFYLSLADSCFSTSTAPRLIVDSLSAKNIITYNECMTQVFALHFFGCMEVLVLILMAFDRYVAICKPLHYPTIMSRRVCTILIVLAWIGSFIHSTAQIILALRLPFCGPNLIDHYCCDLQPLLKLACMDTFVINLLLVSNSGGISSSSFVILMISYIVILHSLRNHSAEGRKKALSTCTTHIIVVIIFFGPCIFIYTRPPTTYPMDKMVTVFYTIGTPFLNPLIYTLRNAEVKNAMRKLWHINITSESRR